In Candidatus Limnocylindria bacterium, a single window of DNA contains:
- the purE gene encoding 5-(carboxyamino)imidazole ribonucleotide mutase — MGSTSDETVMKIAVETLRGLGVECEMRVLSAHRTPEALRDYVTEAGRRGVKVFVCGAGGAAHLAGAVAAITTSPVIGVPLVAPNAIAGGLDALLSIVQMPRGIPVATVAVGEAGAANAGILAAEILATADEELASRLRMLREGMAAKVLAR, encoded by the coding sequence ATGGGTTCGACGTCGGACGAGACCGTCATGAAGATCGCGGTCGAGACGCTGCGCGGCCTCGGCGTGGAGTGCGAGATGCGCGTCCTGTCGGCTCACCGCACACCGGAGGCGTTGCGCGACTACGTCACAGAGGCAGGCCGGCGCGGCGTGAAGGTGTTCGTCTGCGGCGCCGGCGGTGCGGCGCACCTCGCGGGCGCGGTCGCCGCGATCACGACGAGTCCGGTCATCGGTGTCCCGCTCGTGGCGCCCAACGCGATCGCCGGCGGGCTCGACGCACTCCTTTCTATCGTGCAGATGCCGCGGGGCATCCCCGTGGCGACCGTCGCGGTCGGCGAGGCCGGGGCCGCCAACGCCGGGATCCTCGCGGCCGAGATCCTCGCGACCGCCGACGAGGAGCTCGCGAGCCGCCTGCGCATGCTGCGCGAAGGCATGGCCGCCAAGGTGCTCGCTCGATGA
- the purD gene encoding phosphoribosylamine--glycine ligase has protein sequence MKAIRDYFRHGEKVQQLIQEQRKQRSPGRSIGAPGLNCLVLGGGGREYAIAWRLARCDSVATIDVVPGNAGVALFSRVLDFQPRDVGRLEQHLAASAIDLAIVGPDELIAEGIGDHMRRASISVVAPSKEAAKIEWSKTFAKELMTEAGIPSPRWETFTTPEQARNALDRNKWAAPLVVKADGLAAGKGVTICRTIEQALMTLGTPPTSGGRVVFEELLEGDEASLQALVDGETVVALPPARDHKRLGDGDIGPNTGGMGASSPTTVLPDEDAQRVADEVITPIARALAARGTPFRGIIFAGLIRTKRGFKVLEYNARFGDPEAEVTLPRIGGDFAKLMVALGEGKLREYVAANPLRFSQRAFVDVVLCAEGYPGAPRTGDRIEGLDSLPDGVYAFHGATTATPSGGFITSGGRVMHIVAGGATVAEARDRAYQGAERVTFAGKFYRSDIAAGGGVAVA, from the coding sequence TTGAAAGCGATCCGGGACTACTTCCGCCACGGCGAGAAGGTGCAGCAGCTCATCCAGGAGCAGCGCAAGCAGCGGAGCCCGGGGCGGTCCATCGGAGCGCCGGGTCTCAACTGCCTGGTACTCGGCGGCGGCGGGCGCGAGTACGCGATCGCGTGGCGTCTCGCGCGCTGCGACAGCGTCGCGACGATCGATGTCGTCCCGGGCAACGCCGGCGTCGCGCTCTTCTCGCGGGTGCTCGACTTCCAGCCGCGAGACGTCGGTCGTCTCGAGCAGCATCTCGCGGCGTCAGCGATCGATCTCGCGATCGTCGGGCCCGACGAGCTCATCGCCGAAGGCATCGGCGATCACATGCGGCGGGCGAGCATCTCGGTCGTCGCGCCGTCGAAAGAAGCCGCGAAGATCGAGTGGAGCAAGACCTTCGCGAAAGAGCTCATGACCGAGGCCGGGATCCCGTCACCGCGCTGGGAAACGTTCACGACCCCGGAGCAGGCGCGCAACGCGCTCGATCGCAACAAGTGGGCGGCGCCGCTCGTCGTGAAGGCCGACGGCCTCGCGGCGGGAAAGGGCGTCACGATCTGTCGCACCATCGAGCAGGCGCTGATGACGCTGGGCACGCCGCCGACGAGCGGCGGCCGCGTCGTGTTCGAGGAGCTGCTCGAAGGTGACGAAGCATCGCTTCAGGCGCTGGTCGACGGAGAGACCGTCGTCGCGCTTCCGCCCGCGCGCGACCACAAGCGCCTCGGTGACGGTGACATCGGACCGAACACCGGCGGAATGGGCGCCTCGTCGCCGACCACCGTGCTGCCGGATGAGGACGCGCAGCGCGTCGCCGACGAAGTGATCACGCCCATCGCGCGCGCGCTCGCTGCGCGCGGCACGCCTTTCCGCGGGATCATCTTCGCCGGCCTCATCCGAACGAAGCGCGGCTTCAAAGTGCTCGAGTACAACGCGCGCTTCGGCGATCCTGAGGCGGAGGTCACGCTGCCGCGCATCGGCGGCGATTTCGCCAAGCTCATGGTCGCGCTCGGCGAGGGCAAGCTTCGCGAGTATGTCGCGGCCAACCCGCTGCGTTTCAGCCAGCGCGCCTTCGTCGATGTCGTGCTCTGCGCCGAGGGATATCCCGGCGCGCCACGCACCGGCGACAGGATCGAGGGTCTCGATAGCCTGCCCGATGGCGTGTACGCGTTCCATGGCGCGACGACCGCAACGCCCTCGGGCGGTTTCATCACCTCAGGCGGACGCGTCATGCACATCGTGGCCGGCGGCGCGACCGTGGCCGAGGCGCGCGATCGGGCGTATCAGGGCGCGGAGCGCGTGACGTTCGCCGGCAAGTTCTATCGTTCCGACATCGCAGCGGGGGGTGGGGTGGCCGTCGCGTGA
- the guaA gene encoding glutamine-hydrolyzing GMP synthase translates to MAILDYGSQYTQLIARRVRESRVYCEIFPHDVTAKELERRGVVGVILSGGPSSVYDADAPQIEPAVLDGRFPVLGICYGMHLMAHVLGGEVAPEGKREYGPATVDIAESGGLFEGLSDHERAWMSHGDTVKRLPPGFHGIARTERLPLAAMSDGRNRFGVQFHPEVMHTPRGAEVLRNFLYRVCGCEGDWTPAAFIEEAVAELKRTIGDRHAICALSGGVDSAVAATLVARAIGDRLTCVFIDTGLLRANEAEEVVATFGPRLRLVHVDASERFLRRLAGVVDPEQKRMIIGEEFIRCFEEQARRVGDVDLLVQGTIYPDVIESRSRESKTSARIKTHHNVGGLPEVMALEVVEPLRRLFKDEVRRVGAELGIPEDILWRHPFPGPGLAVRVLGPIDHQALDTLRQADAIFLEELRAADLYRTVAQAFAVLTPVRSVGVMGDFRTYGALVALRAVTTEDFMTADWARLPYDVLARASARIVNEIAAVNRVVYDISSKPPATIEWE, encoded by the coding sequence CGCGCGCCGCGTCCGCGAGTCGCGTGTGTACTGCGAGATCTTCCCGCACGACGTCACCGCGAAAGAGCTCGAGCGCCGGGGCGTCGTCGGCGTGATCCTCTCCGGCGGGCCGTCGAGCGTGTACGACGCGGACGCGCCGCAGATCGAGCCCGCGGTCCTGGATGGGCGGTTCCCGGTCCTCGGGATCTGCTACGGCATGCACCTCATGGCGCACGTGCTCGGCGGCGAGGTCGCGCCCGAGGGCAAACGCGAATATGGCCCCGCGACGGTCGACATCGCCGAGTCCGGCGGTCTGTTCGAGGGCCTCTCCGACCACGAGCGCGCCTGGATGAGCCACGGCGACACCGTGAAACGGCTTCCGCCCGGCTTCCACGGCATCGCGCGCACCGAGCGACTGCCGCTCGCGGCGATGAGCGATGGTCGGAACCGCTTCGGCGTCCAGTTCCATCCCGAGGTCATGCACACACCGCGCGGCGCCGAGGTGCTGCGCAACTTCCTCTACCGCGTGTGCGGTTGCGAAGGCGATTGGACGCCTGCGGCCTTTATCGAGGAGGCCGTCGCCGAGCTCAAGCGAACGATCGGCGATCGTCACGCGATCTGCGCGCTCTCCGGCGGCGTCGACTCCGCGGTGGCCGCGACGCTCGTCGCGCGCGCGATCGGCGACCGGCTCACCTGCGTGTTCATCGACACAGGTTTGCTTCGCGCGAACGAGGCCGAGGAGGTCGTCGCGACGTTCGGCCCGCGGCTGCGCCTCGTTCACGTCGACGCGTCGGAGCGATTCCTCCGTCGCCTCGCCGGCGTCGTCGATCCCGAGCAGAAGCGGATGATCATCGGCGAGGAATTCATCCGGTGCTTCGAGGAGCAGGCGCGCCGCGTCGGGGACGTCGATCTCCTCGTGCAGGGCACGATCTACCCGGATGTCATCGAGTCGCGCTCGCGCGAGTCCAAGACGAGCGCGCGGATCAAGACGCACCACAACGTCGGCGGGCTGCCCGAGGTCATGGCGCTCGAGGTCGTCGAGCCGCTGCGGCGTCTCTTCAAGGACGAGGTCCGGCGCGTTGGCGCGGAGCTCGGCATCCCAGAGGACATCCTCTGGCGTCACCCATTCCCGGGCCCGGGGCTCGCCGTGCGTGTGCTCGGTCCGATCGACCATCAGGCGCTCGATACCCTTCGACAGGCGGACGCGATCTTCCTCGAGGAGCTGCGGGCGGCCGACCTGTACCGCACCGTCGCCCAGGCGTTCGCCGTTCTTACTCCTGTGCGAAGCGTGGGCGTCATGGGCGATTTCCGCACCTACGGCGCGCTCGTCGCGCTCCGCGCGGTGACGACCGAGGACTTCATGACCGCCGACTGGGCGCGCTTGCCATACGACGTGCTCGCACGCGCATCTGCGCGCATCGTGAACGAGATCGCTGCGGTGAACAGGGTCGTGTACGACATCTCGTCGAAGCCGCCGGCGACGATCGAGTGGGAGTGA